Proteins from a single region of Mus pahari chromosome 2, PAHARI_EIJ_v1.1, whole genome shotgun sequence:
- the LOC110316681 gene encoding nuclear pore complex protein Nup50-like produces MAKKNAKKEATGRNSQGDAEEEGTFSLASEDVLRNRTIKRAKRRQARPQPDGKGTSKGIKSLAVPSRRGEFGGGPGEKPQEVLTTRRNPARAAAEPKAALGSVTANEPPSLQHEQISDAQTNVHSQQPVSPGLAFSQACAGSVYHRQLTGLNCSVRDWIVKHVNANPFCDLTPVFKQYEKYLAAIEKQLHSSCGCLSESQPNRGFVAATQPPFLGVATELQPELVTSENTEFMCEKKADSAQGATSTSCNFGKNVETSVWGSLNSGPMHRVSSATRSSNVSGKGTTRKKPASAKALKIPAQGSSEEYKGKRDEPPIVLLVEEDEEESAFYCKKCKLFYKRDNEFKEKGVGTLYLKSTANQKTRLLVQDTKLGSILLNILIPPDMPCTRMGKNNVLIVCVPDPPLDKKNATVKVTMLIRVKTSKDADELHKILLEKMDA; encoded by the coding sequence ATGGCCAAAAAAAATGCCAAGAAGGAAGCCACAGGCAGGAACTCGCAAGGAGACGCCGAAGAGGAGGGAACATTCTCACTGGCCAGTGAGGACGTCCTGAGGAATAGAACCATAAAGAGAGCCAAGCGGAGACAAGCCCGCCCCCAACCCGATGGTAAAGGGACTTCCAAAGGGATTAAAAGTTTGGCTGTGCCTTCCCGGAGAGGAGAATTTGGAGGTGGCCCTGGAGAGAAGCCCCAGGAAGTATTGACAACCAGAAGAaacccagccagggctgcagcaGAGCCCAAGGCAGCTTTGGGTTCTGTTACTGCAAATGAACCCCCCTCTTTGCAGCATGAGCAGATCTCAGATGCCCAGACTAATGTCCACAGTCAGCAGCCTGTCTCCCCTGGCCTCGCTTTCAGTCAAGCCTGCGCTGGGAGTGTCTACCACAGGCAGTTGACTGGCCTGAACTGCTCTGTCCGAGACTGGATAGTGAAGCACGTGAACGCCAATCCGTTCTGCGATCTGACGCCCGTGTTTAAGCAATATGAGAAATACTTGGCTGCCATCGAAAAGCAACTCCATAGCAGCTGCGGCTGTCTCTCGGAAAGCCAGCCCAACCGGGGCTTTGTGGCTGCCACACAGCCTCCTTTCTTAGGTGTTGCCACTGAACTACAGCCAGAGTTGGTCACATCTGAAAACACAGAGTTTATGTGTGAGAAGAAAGCTGACTCAGCACAAGGAGCAACGAGTACCTCCTGTAACTTTGGCAAAAACGTTGAGACCTCAGTTTGGGGTTCCCTCAACTCTGGTCCCATGCACCGAGTTTCATCAGCCACCAGAAGCTCCAATGTAAGTGGGAAAGGTACCACCCGGAAGAAGCCAGCGTCTGCCAAAGCTCTGAAGATTCCAGCACAAGGCAGCAGTGAGGAATACAAAGGTAAAAGGGACGAGCCACCCATAGTGCTCCTtgtagaagaggatgaagaggagagtGCTTTCTACTGCAAGAAGTGTAAACTATTTTACAAGAGAGACAAcgaatttaaagaaaaaggtgTTGGCACGCTGTATTTAAAATCCACAGCCAATCAGAAGACGAGGCTATTAGTGCAGGATACTAAGTTAGGCAGCATACTCCTGAACATTCTGATCCCACCCGATATGCCATGTACCCGGATGGGGAAAAATAATGTCCTTATCGTCTGTGTACCCGACCCACCGCTTGATAAGAAGAACGCCACCGTCAAGGTCACCATGCTAATTCGGGTAAAAACAAGTAAGGATGCTGATGAGCTGCACAAAATTTTGCTGGAGAAAATGGATGCCTGA